From Nocardioides faecalis:
CAGGCCGATCAGGGCAGGCCGGTGACCCGCGCCATGGTCGCGAGCTTGGCGCCGGTCTCACGGACCTCCGCCTCGGGCTCCGAGCCCGCGACGATGCCCGCGCCGGCGAAGAGCCGCAGCCTGGCCCCGTCGATGACGGCCGCCCGGATGGTCACCGCGAACTCACCGTCCCCGTCCGCGTCGACCCAGCCGACACAGCCGGCGAACCAGTCGCGCAGGTCGCCCTCGAGGTCGGCGATGACGGCGTTGGCTGCCGCCGTGGGCACCCCGCCGACGGCGGGCGTGGGATGCAGCAGCTGGGCGAGCCGCAGCGCGCTCGGGCCTGGCGAGCCCGGCGTCAGCCGGGCCCGGATCGGGGTCGCCAGGTGCCAGATGGTGTCGGTGGACATGAGCTCCGGGCTGGCCGGGTACTCGATCTCCTCGCACACGCCCTTGAGCGCGTGCACGATCGCCTCGACCACGAAGGCGTGCTCCGCGAGGTCCTTCGCGGACGTGCGCAACCCTTCCCCGCGGCGCCGGTCCTCAGCGGGGTCCGCCACGCGCGGCACCGACCCGGCCAGCGGCGTGCAGGTGATCGTGCGGCCCTCACGCCGTACGAGGAGCTCCGGGCTCGCCCCGACCAGGATGGGCCCGTCGGAGGGCAGGACACCGTCGCTCGCCGGCACCAGCGGGACGCTGAACACGTAGCGGCCGGGGCGGGTGCGCAGCAGGCGGTCGATGATCTCGCCCGGCACCAGGGGCGGCGTGCTGAGGACGTCGAGGCACCGGCCGAGCACCACCTTGTACAGCGAACCGTCGGCGATCTTGTCCAACGCCGCCCGCACCATCTCCGCGTACTGCTCCGCGGTGGGGAACTCGGTGACCTGGTAGTCACGCGGCACCTCGACGGCGTCGGCGGGCGGGCGCAGCGCGTGCTCTGAGCCGGTGACCTGGTGCGCCAGGCCCGGGGCGCCCGCAGCGAACGACAGCGCGCACAGTGCTCGCTCGCCGGGCCCGAGCGCAGCGACGACGGCGTCGCCCCACTCGGCGTCCGCCCCGTCCGGGGTCTGCCAGGTCCGCAGCACCCGCTCGGCGACGAACGCCTCCTCGCCGGAGGCGAACAGCAGGGGCCGCGCGGCGAGCGCGGCCGGGGTGATCTCCGCCGGCACGCCGTCGAGGGAGGCGCTCGGGGGGCGGTCGGTCACTGCACTCTCCTGGCTTCGACAATCCTTCTTCGCAGCGTCACACGCCGCCTGCGCCGCGACAAGCCGGGGCCGTCCTGGCACCCCGACCGGCACCGCCGTGGCGCTAGTCCTCGCCGCCGTACGGCGCGCCGAGGGCCTCGAGGCGGGCGCGGCCGCCGTCCTCGGCGGTGAGCACCCACACCCCGCGCTCGGTGAGCGCGAAGGTGTGCTCGAAGTGCGCGGCCCAGGAGCCGTCGTCGGTGAGCACGGTCCAGTCGTCCTCGGCGAGCACGCTGTCGCAGGAGCCGAGGGAGATCATCGGCTCCACGGCCAGCGCGATCCCCTGCTTGAGCCGTGGTCCGCGACCGGCGCGGCCACGGTTGGGCACGTCCGGGTCCATGTGCATCGAGGTGCCGATGCCGTGACCGGTGTAGCCGTCCACGATGCCGTAGGCGCCCTGGCCGACCACGTAGGTCTCGACGGCGGCGGAGATGTCGCCGACGCGGCCGCCGACGCGGGCAGCGGCGAGCCCGCGCCACAGCGCCTCCTCGGTGACCCGCATCAGCTCGCGCACGTCGTCACGGACCTCGCCGACCGCCACCGTGATCGCAGCGTCGCCGTGCCAGCCGTCGACGATGGCGCCGCAGTCGATCGAGACGACGTCGCCCTCGGCGAGCACCCGGCCTCCGGGGATGCCGTGCACCACCGCGTCGTTGACGGAGGTGCAGATCGTCGCCGGGAACGGCGGCTCGCCGTAGCCCAGGAACGACGGCAGCGCCCCGGCGTCGCGGATGCTCTGCGCGGCGAGCGCGTCGAGCTCGGCGGTGCTCACCCCGGGGCGCACGGCGTCGCGGAGCAGCTCCAGCGTCCGGCCGACCACGAGTCCCGCGGCCCGCATGGCGCGAACCTGCTCGGGGGTCTTGATCTCGATCCGCTGGTCGAAGAACACCGGTTCCGGATCAGTCCTCGGTGCGGGCGTCGAGGGCGGCGAAGATCCGCCCCTGGACCTCGTCGATCTCGCCCATGCCGTCGACCGCCACGACCAGGCCGCGCTCGTCGTACACCGAGACCAGGGGCTCGGTCTCCTCGGCGTAGACCTCCAGGCGGCGCCGGATGACATCCTCGGTGTCGTCCGCACGGCCCTCGACCTCGGCGCGCTTGAGCAGACGCTCGACGATCGCCTCCCGGTCGACGGTCAGCACCAGCACGGCGTCGAGCTCGTGCCCGGCGTCGTTCAGCATGCCGTCGAGCTCGGCGACCTGCGCCAGCGTGCGCGGGTAGCCGTCGAGCAGGAAGCCGTCCGTCGCGTCACCGGCGGCGATGCGGTCGCGCACCATGTTGTTGGTGACCGAGTCCGGCACGTACTCGCCGGCGTCCATGTACCGCTTGGCCTCGACGCCGAGGGGGGTGCCCTGGGCGACGTTGGCGCGGAAGATGTCGCCGGTGGAGATGGCCGGGACACCGAAGTGCTCGGCGACGGCGGTGGCCTGGGTGCCCTTGCCGGCTCCCGGCGGGCCCATGATCAAAAACCTCAACGCAGGAATCCTTCGTAGTTGCGCTGCTGGAGCTGGCTCTCGATCTGCTTCACCGTGTCGAGCGCGACACCCACCATGATCAGGATGGAGGTGCCACCGAACGGGAAGTTCTGGCTGGCGTCGATCAGCACGAACGCGATCAGCGGTACGAGCGAGATCAGGCCGAGGTAGAGAGCGCCCGGCAGAGTGATCCGGGAAAGGACGTACGACAGGTAGTCCTGCGTCGGCTTGCCCGCCCGGATCCCGGGGATGAAGCCGCCGTACTTCTTCATGTTGTCGGACACCTCTTGCGGGTTGAAGGTGATCGACACGTAGAAGTAGGTGAAGAAGATGATGAGGCCGAAGTACACGGCCATGTGCACCGGGTGGCCCTGGTCGACGAGGTACTCGTTGACCCAGCGGATGATCCGGTTCGGGTCATCGGCGTTGAACTGGACCGCCATCGCCGGCAGGTAGAGCAGCGACGAGGCGAAGATGACCGGGATGATGCCGGCCTGGTTGACCTTGAGCGGGATGTACGTCGAGCTGCCGCCGAACATCTTGCGCCCGACCATGCGGCGCGCGTACTGCACCGGGATCCGGCGCTGCGCCTGCTCGATGAAGATGACCGCGGCGACCAGCACGAGTCCGATCGCGATCACGATGCTGAAGGTCCACCAACCCTGGCTGATCTTCACCTGCCACAGCGCGGCCGGGAAGGTCGCCACGACCTGGCAGAAGATCAGGATCGACATGCCGTTGCCGACACCGCGCTCGGTGATGAGCTCGCCGAGCCACATGATCACCGCGGTGCCCGCGGTCATCGTGATCACCATGACCAGGAAGGTCGTGGTGTCGTTGCTGTGCAACAGGTCGAGGTCGCAGCCCTGCAGCAGGGCGCCGGTGCGCGCGAGCGCGACGATGCCGGTCGCCTGCAGCACCGCGAGGCCGAGCGTCAGGTAGCGGGTGTACTGCGTGATCTTCGTCTGACCGGCCTGGCCCTCCTTCTTGAGGGCCTCCAGCCGCGGGATCACGACCACCAGCAGCTGCAGGATGATGCTCGCGGTGATGTACGGCATGATGCCCAGCGCGAAGATCGTCAGCTGGAGCAGCGCCCCACCGGAGAAGAGGTTGACGAGGCTGTAGAGACCGGCGTTGCTGCCGTCCTGCACCACATCGATGCACTTCTCGACGTTGGAGACATGCACGCCAGGGGCGGGGATCTGCGAACCGGCCCGGAAGATCACGACGATCAACAGCACGAACAGCAGCTTGCGCCGCAGGTCCGGGGTCCGGAAGGCGTTCACGAACGCGGTGAGCACTCAGGTCCTCTTTCTACTCCCTGGCCTCATGGCCAGCGGGAAGCCTAACAGCAGGCCCTCGCCTCCCGGCGGGGTGCGGGGACAAGCAAAGGGCGCGACGAGCCCTAGGCAGGTTGCCTAGGTCCGACGCGCCCTTTGCAGCGTCATCACAGGACCGTGACGGTCCCGCCGGCGCTCTCGATCTTCTCCTTGGCCGAGGCCGAGAAGGCCTCCGCGCTGACCGCGACCTTGACCGTCAGCTCACCCTGACCGAGCACCTTCACCGGGTGGCCCTTGCGGACCGCACCCTTGGCGACGAGCGTCTCGGGGGTGACGTCGCCACCCTCGGGGAACAGCGCGCTGATCTTGTCGAGGTTGACGACCTGGAAGGTCACCTTGAAGGGGTTGCGGAAGCCGCGAAGCTTCGGCAGCCGCATGTGGAGCGGCATCTGGCCACCCTCGAACGCGACCGGGACCTGGTACCGGGCCTTGGTTCCCTTGGTACCGCGGCCCGAGGTCTTGCCCTTGGAGCCCTCACCGCGACCCACGCGGGTCTTGGCGGTCTTGGCACCCGGCGCCGGGCGCAGGTGGTGCAACTTGAGCGTCATTGTCACTCGCCTCCGACGACCTCGACCGTCACCATGTGGCGGACGGTCTGGACCATGCCCCGGATCTCGGGACGGTCCTCCTTGATCACGACGTCGCCGATCCGCTTGAGGCCCAGGCTGCGCAGGGTCTCGCGCTGGTTGGCCTTGGCGCCGATCTTCGACTTGGTCTGCTTCACCTTCAGCTGTGCCATCAGGCCACCACCTCGGGGGTCTTGGACGCGGCCGCAGCGGCCTCGCCCGCGGCCTGCGCCTTGAGGAGCGCCGCCGGAGCGACGTCCTCGACGGGCAGCCCACGACGCGCGGCGACAGCCTCGGGCTGCTCCAGCATCTTCAGCGCCGTCACGGTCGCGTGCACGATGTTGATCTGGTTCGACGAGCCCAGCGACTTGCTGAGGACGTCGTGGATGCCGGCGCACTCCAGGACGGCGCGCACCGGTCCACCGGCGATGACACCGGTACCGGGGGCGGCCGGACGAAGGAAGACCACACCAGCGGCCTTCTCGCCCTGCACCGGGTGCGGGATCGTGCCCTGGATGCGGGGGACGCGGAAGAAGTTCTTCTTCGCCTCCTCGACACCCTTGGCGATCGCCGCGGGAACTTCCTTGGCCTTGCCGTAGCCGACACCGACCAGGCCGTCGCCGTCGCCCACGATCACGAGGGCGGTGAAGCTGAAGCGACGACCACCCTTCACGACCTTGGCGACGCGGTTGATGGCCACGACCCGCTCGACGTACTGGCTCTTGTCGGCGCCGCCACGGCCGCCGTCACGACCGCCACGGCCGCCACGGTCGCCGCCGGAACGCTGTCCGCGCTGGGCTCCGCTCATGATTTCTCCTCAGTCCTGTTCGCGTCTCAGAAGGTCAGGCCGCCCTCGCGGGCGCCGTCCGCAAGGGCCGCGATGCGACCGTGGTACTTGTTGCCGGACCGGTCGAAGACGACCGACTCCACGCCGGCCTGCTTGGCGCGGGCGGCGACAAGCTCGCCGACCTTCTTGGCCTTGGCGCTCTTGTCGCCGTCGAAGGCGCGCAGGTCGCCCTCGAGGGTCGAGGCAGAGGCCAGGGTCTTGCCGACCAGGTCGTCGACGACCTGGGCGGTGATGTGCTTGGACGACCGGGTGACCACCAGGCGGGGACGCTCGGCGGTTCCGGAGATCTTCTTGCGGCCGCGGATCTGACGGCGCAGGCGCGAGGACGCGCGAGCGGACAGGTTCCGCTGGTGCTTGAGGGTGATCGCCATGGTCACTTACCAGCCTTTCCGACCTTGCGGCGGACGTGCTCGCCGGAGTAACGAACACCCTTGCCCTTGTAGGGCTCGGGCTTGCGAAGCTTGCGGATGTTGGCGGCGACCTCGCCGACCAACTGCTTGTCGATGCCCTTCACGCCGAGCTTCGTCGGACCCTCCACCTCGAAGGTGATCCCCTCGGGAGCGTCGATGATGATCGGGTGCGAGTAGCCGAGCTGGAACTCCAGCTGGGTCGGGCCCTTCGACAGGACGCGGTAACCCACGCCCACGATCTCGAGCTTCTTCTCGTAGCCGTCGGTGACACCGATGACCATGTTGTTGATGAGCGTGCGGGACAGTCCGTGGTAGGCCCGGGACTGGCGCTCGTCGTCGGGGCGGATGACGTCCAGGACGCCCTCCCCCTTCTTGACGGTGATCGGGTCGATGACCGTGTGGCTCAGGGTGCCCTTGGGGCCCTTCACCGTGACGGTGGATCCGTCGATCTGGACGTCCACGCCGGCGGGGACCGGGACGGGGAGCTTGCCGATTCGCGACATTAGTTTCTCTCCTCTCTTTCCCTGGTCACCAGACGTAGGCGAGGACTTCCCCACCCACGCCCTTCTGGTTGGCCTGACGGTCCGTCAGGAGGCCCTGGCTCGTCGAGATGATCGCGACGCCGAGGCCGCCGAGCACCTTGGGCAGCCCGGTGTGCTTGGCGTACACCCGCAGGCCGGGCTTGCTGATGCGGCGCACGCCGGCGATCGAGCGCTCCCGGTTGCGGCCGTACTTCAGCGTGATCGTCAGCAGCTTGCCGACGCCGTTCTCGTTGTCGGCGACCTCGTAGGAGGTGATGTAACCCTCCTGCTTCAGGATGGCGGCGACGCCCTCCTTCAGCTTGCTGTACGGCATGGTCACCGCGTCGTGGTACGCCTGGTTGGCGTTGCGCAGACGCGTGAGCATGTCTGCGATCGGGTCAGTCATCGTCATGATGTGTTTCCTTCTGCTGTGGTTTCCGCACGCTCAGCGGCGGCGGACCTGCAACTTGTGTGATGTGGTCAGCTCACCAAGAGGACTTGGTGACGCCGGGCAGCTCGCCGCGGTGGGCCATCTCCCGCAGGCAGATCCGGCACAGGCCGAACTTGCGGTAGACCGCCTTCGGACGCCCGCACCGCTGGCAGCGGGTGTAGCCGCGCACCGCGAACTTGGGCTTGCGAGCGGCCTTCACCTTCAGAGCGGTCTTCGCCATGTCAGTTCTCCTTGAACGGGAAGCCGAGCTGCTTCAGCAGCGCGCGCCCCTGCTCGTCGTTGGTCGCGGTGGTCACGATGGTGATGTCCATGCCCCGCTGGCGGTCGACCTTGTCCTGGTCGATCTCGTGGAACATGACCTGCTCGGTGAGGCCGAACGTGTAGTTGCCCCGGCCGTCGAACTGCTTGGGCGAGAGCCCACGGAAGTCGCGGATGCGCGGCAGCGCCAGCGACAGCAGCCGGTCCAGGAACTCCCACATCCGGTCGCCGCGCAGCGTGACGTGCGTGCCGATCGGCATGCCCTCACGCAGCTTGAACTGAGCGATGGACTTGCGGGCCTTCGTCACGGCCGGCTTCTGGCCGGTGATCGCGGTGAGGTCCTTGATGGCGCCCTCGATCAGCTTGGAGTCGCGAGCAGCCTCGCCCACACCCATGTTGACCACGATCTTGGTCAGGCCGGGGACCTGCATGACGTTGGCGATCTCGAACTCGGACTTCAGCGCCGGGAGGATCTCCTCGCGGTACTTGGTCTTGAGCCGGGGGGTGACCTTCTCGGCCACGTCGACGGTGCTCTCGGTCATCAGATTTCCTTCCCGGTCTTGCGGGAGATGCGGACGCTGCGCGTCGAGGAGTACTCCGAGCCGTCGGGACGGCGCTTGGTGACCTCGACCCGCTTGTGACCGACGCGGGTCACGGTGCCGTCCTCGACCAGCATCACGTTGGAGACGTGGATCGGGGCCTCGGTGGTGATGATGCCGCCGGTGGTGCCACCCTGGTCGACGACCTTGGTGTGCTTCTTGACCCGGTTGACACCCTCGACGACCACTCGGTTCTCCTCGCGGATGACCTTGATGATCTTGCCCTCGGCGCCCTTGTCCTTGCCCGCGATCACCTTGACGGTGTCGCCCTTCTTGACGTGAAGGTTGGGCTTCTTGCGGCTCTGCTCTGCCTTCTTAGCCATCACAGCACCTCCGGCGCGAGCGAGATGATCTTCATGAACTTCTTCTCGCGCAGCTCACGGCCCACGGGGCCGAAGATGCGCGTGCCACGGGGCTCGCCGTCGCCCTTGAGGATCACCGCGGCGTTCTCGTCGAAGCGGATGTACGAGCCGTCGGGACGGCGCCGCTCCTTGACGGTGCGCACGATGACCGCCTTGACGACGTCACCCTTCTTCACGTTGCCGCCGGGAATGGCGTCCTTGACGGTGGCGACGATGACGTCGCCGATCCCGGCGTAGCGACGACCGGACCCGCCAAGCACGCGGATGCAAAGGATCTCCTTCGCACCGGTGTTGTCGGCGACCTTGAGTCGCGACTCCTGCTGAATCATCGATTTCTCCTGGTTGTCGTGCCGGTTCTCGGACGCTCAAACGGCGCCCGAGCCTGGCCGAACGGATTTACTTCGCGCGCTCGAGGATCTCCACCACGCGCCAGCGCTTGGTGGCCGAGAGCGGGCGGGTCTCCATGATGAGGACACGGTCGCCGACGCCGCACTGGTTCTGCTCGTCGTGCGCCTTGAGCCGCGTGTTGCGGCGAAGGACCTTGCCGTACAGGGCGTGCTTCACGCGGTCCTCGACGGACACGACGACGGTCTTGTCCATCTTGTCGCTGACCACGAGGCCCTCACGGGTCTTGCGGGCGTTGCGCTGAGGGGTCTCGGTGGACTCACTCATCAGTTCTCCTCCTCAGAACCCGGGGCGGTCCGGATGCCGAGCTCGCGCTCACGCACCACGGTGTAGATCCGGGCGATGTCCTTCTTGACCGTGCGGAGCCGACCGTGGCTCTCCAGCTGGCCGGTGGCCGCCTGGAAGCGGAGGTTGAACAGCTCCTCCTTGGCCTCGCGGAGCTTGGCCTCGAGGTCGACGTCGTTGAGCTCGTCGAGCTCGTGGGCGCGGATGACGCTGGCCATCAGAACTCACCGGCCTCTCGGGTGATGAAGCGGCACTTCATGGGCAGCTTGTGGATCGCGCGGCGCATCGCCTCACGAGCAACTTCCTCCGAGACACCGGAGAGCTCGAACATGACACGGCCGGGCTTGACGTTGGCGACCCACCACTCGGGCGAGCCCTTACCGGAACCCATGCGGGTCTCAGCCGGCTTCTTGGTCAGCGGGCGGTCGGGGTAGATGTTGATCCACACCTTGCCACCGCGCTTGATGTGACGGGTCATCGCGATACGAGCGGACTCGATCTGGCGGTTGGTCACGTAGTGACCCTCGATGGCCTGGATACCGAAGTCACCGAACGCGAGCGACGTGCCACCCTTCGCAGCACCCCGACGCTTCGGGTGGTGCTGCTTGCGGTGCTTGACGCGACGGGGCATCAACATGGGTCAGCTCTCCTGGGTCTCGGCCGGCGCGGTGGCCTGAGCCGTGTCGCCGCCGGCCGGAGCCTCGGTCACGGCGGGGGCGTCGCCACCACGGTCGGAACGGTTCGGGCGGTCTCCGCGCGACCCACGGGTCGGGCGCTCACCACCGCGGGAGGGGCGACCGCCGCGGCCGGGGACACCGGCGCGGGCAGCAGCCTGGGCCTGGCGCTCGGCACGGGTGCCGGCGACCTCACCCTTGTAGATCCAGACCTTCACGCCGATGCGGCCGAAGGTCGTGCGGGCCTCGTAGAAGCCGTAGTCGATGTCGGCACGCAGCGTGTGCAGCGGGACGCGGCCCTCGCGGTAGAACTCGGTGCGCGACATCTCGGCGCCGTTGAGGCGGCCGGAGCACTGGATCCGGATGCCCTTGGCACCGGAGCGCATCGAGGTCTGCATGGCCTTGCGCATCGCGCGGCGGAACTGCACGCGACCCGAGAGCTGCTCTGCGACACCCTGGGCGACCAGCTGCGCGTCGATCTCGGGGTTCTTGACCTCGAGGATGTTCAGCTGGACCTGCTTGCCGGTGAGCTTCTCCAGCTCGCCACGGATCCGGTCCGCCTCGGCGCCGCGGCGGCCGATGACGATGCCCGGGCGGGCGGTGTGGATGTCGACGCGGACCCGGTCCCGGGTGCGCTCGATCTCGACCTTGGAGATGCCGGCCCGCTCCATGCCCTTGCTGAGCAGCTTGCGGATCGCGACGTCCTCGCCGACGTACGCCTTGTACAGCTTGTCGGCGTACCAACGCGACTTGTGGTCGGTCGAGATGCCGAGACGGAAGCCGTTCGGGTTGATCTTCTGACCCATTACTTCTTGGCCCCCTTCTTGGACTTGGCGGCGACGACCTCAGCGGGCTGGACCGCGATCGTGATGTGGCTGGTGCGCTTGTTGATCCGGGTGGCCCGGCCCTGCGCACGCGGACGCCAGCGCTTCATCGTCGGGCCCTCGTCGACCCGCGCGACCGAGACGACCAGGTCACCGGTGGGCAGGCCCTCGGTGGTCCCGGCGTTCGCGACGGCGCTCGCGAGCACCTTGCGGATCGTGACGGCGGCGGACTGCGGAGCGAACTCCAGCATGGTCAGCGCCTCGTCGGCGGGCAGGCCGCGGACCAGGTCGATGACGCGGCGCGCCTTCATCGGGGTGATCCGCACGAAGCGCGCGGAGGCGAAGGCACCGGGCTCGTCGCCCAGGATCGACTCCCGGCGCGCGCTGGTGCTCTGACGCTCGGTGGTGCTCATCGACGGCGCCCCTTCCGGTCTTCCTTGACGTGGCCGCGGTAGGTACGCGTGGGGGCGAACTCACCGAGCTTGTGGCCGACCATCGAGTCGGAGATGAAGACCGGGACGTGCTTGCGGCCGTCGTGGACGGCGATCGTGTGGCCGATCATCGAGGGGATGATCATGGACCGGCGCGACCAGGTCTTGATGACGTTGTGGGTGCCCTTCTCGTTCTCGGCGTCCACCTTCTTGAGAAGGTGGCCGTCGACGAAGGGGCCCTTCTTCAGGCTGCGAGGCATCTCTCAGGTTCCTATCAGCGCTTGTTCTTGCCGGACTTGCGGCGTCGGATGATCTGGGAGTCGCTGGCCTTGCGCTTGCGCGTACGGCCCTCGGGCTTGCCCCACGGCGAGACGGGGTGGCGACCACCGGACGTCTTGCCCTCACCACCACCGTGCGGGTGGTCGACGGGGTTCATGACGACACCGCGGACGGTCGGGCGCTTGCCCTTCCAGCGCATCCGGCCGGCCTTGCCCCAGTTGATGTTGGACTGCTCGGCGTTGCCGACCTCGCCCACCGTGGCCCGGCAGCGCACGTCGACGAACCGCATCTCGCCCGAGGGCAGACGCAGCGTCGCGCGGGAGCCCTCACGGGCGACCAGCTGCGCGCTGTTGCCCGCGGAGCGGGCCATCTTGGCGCCGCCGCCGGGGCGGAGCTCCACGCAGTGGATGGTCGTGCCGACCGGGATGTTGCGCAGCGGCAGGTTGTTGCCCGGCTTGATGTCGGCGCCGACACCGGACTCGACGTTCATGCCCTGGCGCAGGTCCTTGGGAGCAACGATGTAGCGCTTCTCGCCGTCCGCGTAGTGCAGCAGCGCGATGCGGGCGGTGCGGTTGGGGTCGTACTCGATGTGAGCGACCTTGGCCGGCACGCCGTCCTTGTCGTAGCGACGGAAGTCGATGATCCGGTAGGCCCGCTTGTGGCCGCCGCCCTGGTGCCGGGTGGTGATCCGGCCCTGGTTGTTGCGGCCGCCCTTCTTGGGCAGCGGACGGGTGAGCGACTTCTCCGGGGTGGTCCGGGTGATCTCTGCGAAGTCGGCCACCGACGAGCCGCGACGGCCCGGGGTGGTCGGCTTGTACTTGCGGATAGCCATCAGGCCTGACCTCCGAAGATGTCGATGCGGTGGCCCTCGGCCAGGCTCACGATCGCGCGCTTGGTGTTCTTGCGCTTGCCGAGGCCGTGGCGGGTCTGGCGGACCTTGCCCGCCCGGTTGAGGGTGTTCACCGAGGTGACCTTGACGCCGAAGACCTTCTCGACCGCGATCTTGATCTCGGTCTTGTTGGCGTCGGGGCGCACCAGGAACGTGTACTTGTTGTTGTCCAGGAGGCTGTAGCTCTTCTCCGAGACGACCGGCGCGATCAGGATGTCGCGGTGGTCCTTGTGCAGGGTGCTCATCAGTTGGTCTCCTCCTGGGTCGCACCGACGAAGCGGTCGTACGCGGCCTTGCTGAACACCACGTCGTCGCTCGCGAGCACGTCGTAGGTGTTGAGCTGGTCGACGGCCACGATGTGCGCCTCGGGCGCGTTGCGCAGCGAGAGCCAGGTGAGGCTGTCGGCGCGCTCCAGCACGACGAGGAACTTGCGGCGGTCGGCGAGCTCGAAGAGCGAGGTCAGCGCGGCCTTGGTCGAGGGCTTGTCGCCGGAGACCAGCGCGTCCACGACGTGGATGCGGCCGTTGCGGGCCCGGTCCGAGAGGGCACCGCGCAGGGCGGCGGCCTTCATCTTCTTGGGGGTCCGCTGGCTGTAGTCACGCGGCTGCGGGCCGTGGACGACGCCACCGCCGGCGAACTGCGGCGCGCGGGTCGAGCCCTGGCGGGCGCGACCGGTGCCCTTCTGCTTGTACGGCTTGCGGCCACCGCCGCGGACCTCGGCCCGCGTCTTGGTGGCGTGCGTGCCCTGGCGGGCCGCGGCCTGCTGGGCCACGACGACCTGGTGGATCAGCGGCACGTTGAGCTCGACGCCGAAGATGTCGGCGGGGAGGTCGACGGAAACGTTCTTGGCCATGGTGATCAGCCCTTCTTCGCTGCCGTGCGGAGGACGACCAGTCCACCCTTGGGGCCGGGAACGGCGCCCTTGAGCAGGACGATGCCCTTCTCGACGTCGACGGCGTGGACGGTGATGTTCTGGGTGGTCACGGTGTCCGAGCCCATCCGGCCGGCCATCCGCAGGCCCTTGAACACGCGACCAGGCGTCGCGCAGGCACCGATGGAGCCCGGCTTGCGGTGGTTGCGGTGGGCACCGTGCGAGGCGCCGACACCGGCGAAGCCGTGGCGCTTCATGACACCGGCGAAGCCCTTGCCCTTGCTGGTGCCGGTCACGTCGATGACCTGGCCGGCCTCGAACGTGTCGACCGGGAGCTCCTGGCCCACGGTGTACTCGGCGGCGTCGGCGGTGCGGATCTCGACCACGTGGCGGCGCGGCGTGGTGCCGGCCTTGGCGAAGTGACCGGCCTGCGGCTTGTTGACCTTGCGGCCCTCGATCTCGCCGAAGCCGATCTGGATGGCGTTGTAGCCGTCCGGCTCAGGCTGGCGGACCTGGGTCACCACGTTGGTGCCGGCCGCGACCACGGTCACGGGGACGACGCGGTTGTTCTCGTCCCAGAGCTGGGTCATGCCGAGCTTGGTGCCCAGCAGCCCCTTCACGTTGCGTTCAACAGTCATGTCAACAACCTCAGAGCTTGATCTCGATGTCGACACCAGCCGGCAGGTCGAGGCGCATGAGGCTGTCGACGGTCTTCGGCGTGGGGTCGATGATGTCGATGAGGCGCTTGTGGGTGCGCATCTCGAAGTGCTCGCGCGAGTCCTTGTACTTGTGCGGCGACCGGATGACGCAGAAGACGTTCTTCTCGGTCGGCAGCGGCACCGGGCCGGCGACCTTGGCACCCGTGCGGGTCACCGTGTCGACGATCTTGCGCGCCGAGGTGTCGATCACCTCGTGGTCATAGGCCTTGAGCCTGATGCGGATCTTCTGTCCCGCCATAGGTCTCTCTCGTCCTTCTGTGTCGTACGTACCGGGCCGGTCTCCGACCCCCGAGGTCGGGCGTGTCGCTCTGTTTGGAGGCACACGCTTCTTCCGCGGGGGAAGTGGAGCTGTTCGTCTTGGCTGCTTCGGATCTCACCCCTCACCCCCTTGCGGGGACTCGGTGGCATGCGGTGCGACCTGACATCGACGACCGAGCACGCTCTTCACGGCACACCGGATCCTCAGGATCCGGTCCTCCGCGGGGAGACACGATTCAGTAGTCAAGTTGGCGCGCACCCCGATGAACCCACCGG
This genomic window contains:
- the rplV gene encoding 50S ribosomal protein L22 codes for the protein MSTTERQSTSARRESILGDEPGAFASARFVRITPMKARRVIDLVRGLPADEALTMLEFAPQSAAVTIRKVLASAVANAGTTEGLPTGDLVVSVARVDEGPTMKRWRPRAQGRATRINKRTSHITIAVQPAEVVAAKSKKGAKK
- the rpsS gene encoding 30S ribosomal protein S19, whose translation is MPRSLKKGPFVDGHLLKKVDAENEKGTHNVIKTWSRRSMIIPSMIGHTIAVHDGRKHVPVFISDSMVGHKLGEFAPTRTYRGHVKEDRKGRRR
- the rplB gene encoding 50S ribosomal protein L2, yielding MAIRKYKPTTPGRRGSSVADFAEITRTTPEKSLTRPLPKKGGRNNQGRITTRHQGGGHKRAYRIIDFRRYDKDGVPAKVAHIEYDPNRTARIALLHYADGEKRYIVAPKDLRQGMNVESGVGADIKPGNNLPLRNIPVGTTIHCVELRPGGGAKMARSAGNSAQLVAREGSRATLRLPSGEMRFVDVRCRATVGEVGNAEQSNINWGKAGRMRWKGKRPTVRGVVMNPVDHPHGGGEGKTSGGRHPVSPWGKPEGRTRKRKASDSQIIRRRKSGKNKR
- the rplW gene encoding 50S ribosomal protein L23, translating into MSTLHKDHRDILIAPVVSEKSYSLLDNNKYTFLVRPDANKTEIKIAVEKVFGVKVTSVNTLNRAGKVRQTRHGLGKRKNTKRAIVSLAEGHRIDIFGGQA
- the rplD gene encoding 50S ribosomal protein L4, with the protein product MAKNVSVDLPADIFGVELNVPLIHQVVVAQQAAARQGTHATKTRAEVRGGGRKPYKQKGTGRARQGSTRAPQFAGGGVVHGPQPRDYSQRTPKKMKAAALRGALSDRARNGRIHVVDALVSGDKPSTKAALTSLFELADRRKFLVVLERADSLTWLSLRNAPEAHIVAVDQLNTYDVLASDDVVFSKAAYDRFVGATQEETN
- the rplC gene encoding 50S ribosomal protein L3, with translation MTVERNVKGLLGTKLGMTQLWDENNRVVPVTVVAAGTNVVTQVRQPEPDGYNAIQIGFGEIEGRKVNKPQAGHFAKAGTTPRRHVVEIRTADAAEYTVGQELPVDTFEAGQVIDVTGTSKGKGFAGVMKRHGFAGVGASHGAHRNHRKPGSIGACATPGRVFKGLRMAGRMGSDTVTTQNITVHAVDVEKGIVLLKGAVPGPKGGLVVLRTAAKKG
- the rpsJ gene encoding 30S ribosomal protein S10; the protein is MAGQKIRIRLKAYDHEVIDTSARKIVDTVTRTGAKVAGPVPLPTEKNVFCVIRSPHKYKDSREHFEMRTHKRLIDIIDPTPKTVDSLMRLDLPAGVDIEIKL